A region of Ochrobactrum quorumnocens DNA encodes the following proteins:
- a CDS encoding cupin domain-containing protein, with the protein MSIDIGGRLRYVRMRQNLSQRELAKRAGVTNSTISLIEANQSNPSVGALKRILDGIPIGMAEFFALEPDAPHKVFYQADELVEIGKGPISYRQVGDHLFSRSLQILKERYEPGSDTGKVLLMHEGEEGGIIISGRIEVTVGSERRILGPGDAYYFSSKLPHRFKCVGPVACEVVSACTPPSF; encoded by the coding sequence ATGAGCATCGATATCGGAGGCAGGCTACGCTATGTGCGAATGCGGCAGAATCTGTCTCAGCGAGAACTTGCAAAACGTGCTGGCGTGACCAATTCCACCATATCGCTGATCGAGGCCAATCAGTCCAATCCGTCGGTTGGTGCATTAAAGCGCATTCTGGATGGAATTCCTATCGGAATGGCCGAGTTTTTTGCGCTTGAGCCGGATGCGCCGCACAAGGTCTTCTATCAGGCGGATGAACTGGTGGAGATCGGCAAGGGGCCAATTTCCTATCGGCAGGTGGGGGATCATCTGTTTTCGCGCTCGTTGCAAATCCTCAAAGAGCGCTACGAGCCGGGGTCGGATACCGGCAAGGTTCTGCTCATGCATGAAGGTGAAGAGGGGGGCATCATCATTTCCGGTCGCATCGAAGTGACGGTCGGCAGCGAGCGCCGAATCTTGGGGCCGGGCGATGCCTATTACTTCTCAAGCAAGCTGCCGCATCGGTTCAAATGCGTGGGACCGGTGGCCTGCGAGGTGGTAAGCGCCTGCACACCACCAAGTTTCTAA
- a CDS encoding aspartate aminotransferase family protein, producing MLNNTNAPSLDNFWMPFTANRQFKAAPRLLASASGMYYTDVDGHQVLDGTAGLWCCNAGHGRKQITQAVERQISTMDFAPTFQMGHNVAFDFAEKLAAIAPGGPDAKLDRVFFTNSGSESVDTALKIAIAYQRAIGQGTRTLIIGREKGYHGVGFGGISVGGLVNNRRVFPQIPADHMRHTLDIGRNAFSKGLPEHGIKLADDLERLVQLHGAEKIAAVIVEPMSGSAGVVLPPKGYLERIRATADKHGILVIYDEVITGFGRLGTPFAVDYFGVKPDLVTTAKGLTNGAIPMGAVFASRTVHDALMTGPENAIELFHGYTYSGHPVACAAGLATLEIYAEEGLLTRGAELAEHWQNALHSLKDAPNVIDIRNLGLVGAIELSSREGAIGARAYDVFVDCFKKGLLIRVTGDVIALSPPLIVEKEQIDTIVSMIGDALKRAA from the coding sequence ATGCTTAACAACACCAACGCGCCAAGTCTTGATAACTTCTGGATGCCGTTCACGGCGAACCGCCAGTTCAAGGCCGCCCCACGCCTGCTCGCAAGCGCTTCGGGCATGTATTACACCGATGTCGACGGCCATCAGGTTCTGGATGGCACGGCTGGCCTTTGGTGCTGCAATGCCGGTCATGGCCGCAAGCAGATCACTCAGGCCGTTGAACGCCAGATCTCGACCATGGACTTTGCGCCGACCTTCCAGATGGGCCACAACGTCGCTTTCGACTTTGCCGAAAAGCTCGCAGCCATTGCGCCCGGCGGCCCGGACGCCAAGCTTGATCGCGTGTTCTTCACCAATTCCGGCTCGGAATCGGTCGATACCGCACTGAAGATCGCCATCGCCTATCAGCGCGCCATTGGTCAGGGCACCCGTACCCTCATCATCGGCCGTGAAAAAGGCTATCACGGCGTTGGCTTCGGCGGCATTTCTGTCGGTGGCCTCGTCAACAACCGCCGCGTCTTCCCGCAGATTCCTGCCGATCACATGCGCCATACGCTCGATATTGGCCGCAATGCATTCTCCAAGGGCTTGCCAGAACACGGCATTAAACTTGCCGACGATCTGGAACGTCTGGTTCAGCTGCACGGCGCAGAAAAGATTGCCGCCGTCATCGTTGAGCCAATGTCCGGCTCTGCCGGTGTTGTGCTTCCGCCAAAGGGCTATCTCGAACGCATTCGCGCGACCGCTGACAAGCACGGCATTCTGGTGATCTATGACGAAGTCATCACCGGCTTCGGACGCCTCGGCACACCATTTGCTGTCGATTATTTCGGCGTAAAGCCTGATCTCGTCACCACCGCCAAGGGCCTCACCAACGGCGCCATCCCGATGGGTGCAGTTTTCGCCAGCCGCACAGTACATGATGCGCTGATGACCGGCCCGGAAAACGCCATCGAGCTCTTCCATGGCTACACCTATTCCGGCCATCCGGTTGCCTGTGCTGCCGGTCTTGCCACGCTTGAAATCTACGCCGAAGAAGGTCTTCTGACCCGCGGTGCAGAACTGGCCGAGCATTGGCAGAACGCACTTCATTCGCTCAAAGACGCACCAAATGTCATCGACATCCGCAACCTCGGCCTCGTTGGCGCTATCGAACTGTCGTCACGCGAAGGCGCCATCGGCGCACGCGCTTACGATGTCTTTGTCGATTGCTTCAAGAAGGGTCTTCTGATCCGTGTGACCGGCGATGTGATCGCGCTTTCGCCACCGCTCATCGTGGAAAAGGAACAGATCGACACCATCGTTTCCATGATCGGAGATGCGCTTAAACGCGCGGCCTGA
- the hutC gene encoding histidine utilization repressor, whose protein sequence is MQDISSRQSEATISLHQRILDDIETRIISGEWQPGHRIPFEHELTEYYSCSRMTVNKALTQLAKAGLIERKRRSGSFVSFPQSQAAILEIHDIRDEVAALGVPYRFELLKRNERLSGPADARHIDMPRHTPLIELVCRHYAGKRVFALEERFISLDAVPSAASTNFAEQSPGPWLVSCVPWSNAQHSIRAVVSTEENAATLGVPAGSPCLVVERQTWNADQPVTHVRFTYPGDSHALVAKFTPSQS, encoded by the coding sequence GTGCAGGATATTTCATCCAGACAAAGCGAAGCTACGATATCGCTGCATCAGCGTATTCTGGATGATATTGAAACGCGCATTATTTCTGGCGAATGGCAGCCCGGTCATCGCATCCCGTTTGAGCACGAGCTGACCGAGTATTATAGTTGCTCGCGCATGACCGTGAACAAGGCGCTGACGCAGCTGGCAAAAGCCGGTCTGATTGAGCGAAAGCGCCGTTCGGGCAGCTTTGTTTCCTTCCCGCAGTCGCAAGCCGCGATTCTTGAAATCCATGATATTCGCGACGAGGTTGCAGCGCTTGGCGTGCCTTATCGTTTTGAGCTGCTGAAACGAAACGAGCGGTTGAGCGGCCCTGCCGATGCGCGCCATATCGACATGCCGCGACACACGCCGCTGATCGAACTTGTCTGCCGTCATTATGCAGGGAAGCGGGTCTTTGCGCTGGAAGAACGCTTCATCAGTCTCGATGCTGTGCCAAGTGCAGCCAGTACTAATTTTGCGGAGCAGTCACCCGGTCCATGGCTTGTTTCCTGCGTGCCGTGGAGCAATGCGCAGCATTCCATCCGAGCGGTTGTCTCAACCGAGGAAAACGCTGCGACGCTTGGTGTGCCTGCCGGTTCGCCCTGTCTTGTCGTCGAGCGCCAGACCTGGAACGCCGATCAGCCGGTGACGCATGTGCGCTTCACCTATCCCGGTGATAGTCATGCGCTTGTGGCGAAGTTTACGCCTTCTCAGAGTTAG
- a CDS encoding formimidoylglutamate deiminase: MSAAVPKTQFIHAGQALLHTGWAEDVRLGLVQGKIASVEIGVEAKTGDERYEVIVAGMPNLHSHAFQYGMAGLAERRGPSADSFWSWREIMYKFALTMTPEQAEAVALRLYVDMLEAGFTRVGEFHYLHHDRDGTPYSNISEMADRIVSAAQTAGIGLTLLPVLYAHSSFGGADPNEGQRRFINDQQSFARLIEGCERALSGFDGAVLGVAPHSLRAVTPDELTFAAKLLPDAPVHIHIAEQVKEVEDCIAWSGQRPVEWLLDHQELSSRWCLIHATHMTDAETVRMAEAGAIAGLCPVTEANLGDGTFNAAAFAAASGKFGIGSDSNVLIGIGDELRQYEYSQRLLHRARNVLAKNEGSTGRALFDGALAGGNVAMGREGDGLKQGASADFVSLDVERLPHAKGDAVLDGWIFAGRARASDVWVRGVKQVERGHHRLRDAAERAFQKAIGELLN; encoded by the coding sequence ATGTCAGCCGCAGTCCCAAAAACACAATTTATCCACGCTGGTCAGGCACTTTTGCATACGGGCTGGGCAGAGGATGTGCGGCTTGGCTTAGTTCAGGGAAAAATTGCTTCTGTCGAGATTGGCGTTGAAGCCAAAACGGGAGACGAGCGCTATGAGGTGATCGTAGCGGGGATGCCAAACCTTCACAGCCACGCGTTTCAATATGGCATGGCTGGCCTTGCTGAACGGCGCGGCCCATCGGCTGACAGTTTCTGGAGCTGGCGCGAGATCATGTATAAGTTCGCGCTGACCATGACGCCGGAACAGGCGGAAGCAGTCGCGTTGCGGCTCTATGTCGATATGCTGGAAGCCGGGTTTACCCGCGTTGGTGAGTTTCATTATCTGCATCATGATCGCGACGGCACGCCTTACAGCAATATCTCGGAAATGGCGGATCGCATTGTCTCGGCAGCGCAAACTGCTGGCATCGGTCTGACCTTGTTGCCGGTGCTTTATGCGCATTCAAGTTTTGGCGGTGCCGATCCCAATGAGGGGCAGCGCCGTTTCATCAACGATCAGCAGAGTTTTGCGCGGCTGATCGAGGGCTGCGAGAGGGCTCTTTCTGGCTTCGACGGTGCTGTGCTTGGCGTGGCGCCCCACAGCCTGCGTGCGGTCACCCCGGATGAGCTGACATTTGCAGCGAAGCTTTTGCCCGACGCGCCAGTGCATATTCACATTGCCGAGCAGGTAAAGGAAGTTGAGGACTGCATTGCGTGGTCTGGGCAGCGACCTGTCGAATGGCTGCTTGACCATCAGGAATTGTCGTCGCGCTGGTGCCTCATTCACGCAACGCACATGACCGATGCGGAAACCGTGCGCATGGCCGAGGCTGGTGCGATTGCGGGTCTTTGCCCGGTGACGGAGGCCAATCTCGGCGACGGCACTTTCAATGCAGCAGCGTTTGCTGCCGCGAGCGGCAAGTTTGGCATCGGGTCGGATTCGAACGTGCTGATCGGCATTGGCGATGAGTTGCGGCAGTATGAATATTCGCAGCGTTTGCTGCATCGCGCGCGCAATGTTCTGGCGAAAAATGAAGGCTCAACCGGACGAGCCTTGTTTGATGGTGCATTGGCAGGCGGCAATGTTGCCATGGGTCGCGAAGGCGATGGCTTGAAACAGGGTGCTTCGGCAGATTTTGTATCGCTTGATGTTGAGCGTTTGCCCCATGCGAAAGGGGATGCGGTTCTCGATGGCTGGATTTTTGCCGGTCGTGCGCGTGCCTCTGATGTGTGGGTGCGCGGCGTGAAACAGGTGGAGCGTGGACATCACCGCTTGCGCGATGCGGCAGAGCGTGCTTTCCAGAAAGCAATCGGCGAATTGCTGAACTAA
- the hutI gene encoding imidazolonepropionase — protein sequence MTQKSNFVLTQARIATLSEKADGLGLIEAAATAVKDGKIAYVGAEIDLPAEYASLEKIDCENRLITPGLIDCHTHLVHAGNRAHEFELRLNGATYEEVARAGGGIVSSVKNLRAASEDDLVRETLPRLDALIAEGVTTVEVKSGYGLDTESEAKSLRAARRLGHERDVAIRTTFLGAHALPPEMNGDKTAFIDKIVNEMLPAIASENLADAVDGFCEGIAFLPDEIACVFDAAKAHGLQVKLHADQLSNLHGAALAASYDALSADHLEYTDAEGAAAMAKAGTVAVLLPGAYYFIRETQKPPVDLFRAAGTKMALATDNNPGTSPLTSLLLTMNMGATLFRMTVDECIAGVTREAARALGLLDKTGTLEVGKDADLAIWSVERPAELVYRIGFNPLWKRVFKGQI from the coding sequence ATGACACAGAAATCGAACTTCGTTTTAACGCAGGCACGCATCGCCACTCTATCGGAAAAGGCAGATGGACTTGGTTTGATCGAAGCTGCAGCAACTGCCGTCAAAGATGGCAAAATCGCTTATGTCGGCGCAGAAATTGATCTTCCTGCTGAATATGCCTCGCTTGAGAAGATTGACTGCGAAAACCGCCTGATCACGCCCGGTCTGATCGACTGTCACACGCATCTGGTCCACGCAGGCAATCGCGCGCATGAATTTGAGCTGCGCCTGAATGGTGCCACTTACGAAGAAGTTGCGCGCGCGGGCGGCGGCATTGTTTCCTCTGTTAAAAACCTGCGTGCGGCCAGCGAAGATGATCTGGTCCGTGAAACCCTGCCACGCCTTGATGCGCTGATTGCTGAAGGCGTGACGACGGTTGAAGTCAAATCGGGTTATGGCCTCGATACGGAAAGCGAAGCAAAGTCATTGCGTGCGGCTCGGCGTCTTGGGCATGAACGCGATGTCGCTATTCGCACGACCTTCTTGGGCGCACACGCTCTGCCGCCGGAAATGAATGGCGACAAAACGGCTTTCATCGACAAGATCGTCAACGAAATGCTGCCTGCTATTGCGAGCGAAAATCTCGCCGATGCAGTGGACGGATTCTGCGAAGGCATCGCCTTCCTGCCTGACGAAATCGCATGCGTTTTCGATGCCGCAAAGGCTCATGGCCTTCAGGTCAAACTCCACGCAGACCAGCTTTCCAATCTGCATGGCGCAGCTCTTGCCGCTTCATATGATGCGCTTTCCGCCGATCATCTCGAATATACCGATGCGGAAGGTGCAGCCGCCATGGCGAAGGCCGGAACTGTCGCAGTTCTGCTTCCCGGCGCTTATTATTTCATCCGCGAAACGCAAAAGCCGCCAGTTGATCTTTTCCGCGCGGCTGGCACCAAAATGGCGCTTGCAACCGACAACAATCCCGGCACTTCGCCGCTCACCTCGCTTCTGCTCACCATGAACATGGGCGCAACCCTGTTCCGTATGACGGTCGATGAATGCATTGCGGGCGTCACCCGCGAAGCAGCCCGTGCCCTTGGTTTGCTCGACAAGACCGGAACGCTTGAAGTCGGCAAGGACGCGGATCTTGCCATCTGGAGTGTCGAGCGTCCGGCAGAGCTTGTTTACCGCATTGGCTTCAACCCGCTCTGGAAGCGGGTTTTCAAAGGCCAAATTTAA
- the hutH gene encoding histidine ammonia-lyase: protein MSLVLRPGSVSLGILEQIYRGNLAARIDPSFHKGVEKAAARIAEIAAGDAPVYGINTGFGKLASIRIAPEDVATLQRNLILSHCCGVGEPLSEDIVRLIMALKLISLGRGASGVRLELITLIEAMLEKGVIPMIPAKGSVGASGDLAPLAHMAATMIGEGEAFYQGERLPSADALKKAGLNPVILAAKEGLALINGTQTSTALALAGLFRAHRALQAALITGALSTDAAMGSTAPFHPDIHTLRGHQGQIDTAAALRNLLSGSVIRESHLEGDQRVQDPYCIRCQPQVDGACLDILRQAARTLEIEANAVTDNPLVLSDNSVVSGGNFHAEPVAFAADQIALAVCEIGAIAQRRIALLVDPALSFGLPAFLAKKPGLNSGLMIAEVTSAALMSENKQMAHPASVDSTPTSANQEDHVSMACHGARRLLQMTENLNAIIGIEALTGALGVELRGPLETSPELKNAIAVLRAHVPTLEVDRYMANDLASASSIIADGSFTGSISANILPALEA, encoded by the coding sequence ATGTCCCTCGTTCTTCGTCCCGGCAGCGTTTCGCTTGGCATACTTGAACAAATCTATCGCGGCAATCTCGCCGCCCGCATTGATCCGTCCTTTCATAAGGGCGTTGAAAAGGCAGCGGCACGCATCGCCGAAATCGCCGCGGGCGATGCACCGGTTTATGGCATCAATACCGGCTTTGGTAAGCTTGCCTCTATCCGTATTGCTCCCGAAGACGTGGCAACACTTCAGCGCAATCTGATCCTGTCGCATTGCTGTGGCGTGGGTGAACCGCTGAGCGAAGACATCGTGCGCCTCATCATGGCGCTGAAACTCATTTCGCTTGGCCGTGGTGCATCGGGCGTGCGGCTCGAACTCATTACACTCATCGAGGCCATGCTTGAAAAAGGCGTGATACCAATGATCCCGGCCAAGGGTTCGGTTGGTGCTTCTGGCGATCTCGCACCGCTCGCTCATATGGCAGCGACCATGATTGGCGAAGGTGAAGCCTTCTATCAGGGCGAACGCCTGCCATCTGCTGACGCGCTCAAGAAAGCAGGCCTAAACCCGGTTATTCTGGCTGCCAAAGAAGGTCTGGCGCTGATCAACGGCACACAGACCTCGACTGCACTGGCATTGGCCGGTCTGTTTCGCGCACATCGTGCATTGCAGGCAGCCCTCATCACCGGCGCGCTTTCGACCGATGCGGCGATGGGTTCAACTGCCCCGTTCCATCCGGATATTCACACCCTGCGCGGACATCAGGGCCAGATCGATACGGCCGCAGCACTGCGCAATCTCCTTTCCGGTTCGGTCATTCGCGAGAGCCATCTTGAAGGAGACCAACGCGTGCAGGACCCTTATTGCATCCGCTGCCAGCCACAAGTTGACGGTGCCTGTCTCGATATTCTGCGTCAGGCCGCTCGCACGCTGGAAATCGAAGCCAATGCCGTTACTGATAACCCGCTGGTTCTCTCCGATAACAGTGTTGTCTCAGGTGGTAATTTCCATGCCGAACCTGTTGCTTTCGCAGCCGACCAGATCGCGCTTGCCGTCTGTGAAATTGGCGCAATTGCCCAGCGCCGGATTGCACTTCTGGTTGATCCAGCGCTGTCCTTTGGTCTGCCTGCCTTCCTTGCCAAAAAGCCGGGCCTCAATTCCGGCCTGATGATTGCGGAGGTAACCTCCGCAGCACTGATGAGCGAAAACAAGCAGATGGCGCATCCGGCATCGGTTGATTCCACACCGACCTCCGCCAATCAGGAAGACCACGTTTCCATGGCCTGCCACGGTGCGCGCCGCCTGTTGCAGATGACCGAAAACCTCAACGCTATCATCGGCATTGAAGCACTGACCGGCGCACTCGGCGTCGAACTGCGCGGCCCACTCGAAACCAGTCCAGAACTGAAAAACGCCATCGCCGTTCTGCGCGCGCATGTGCCGACGCTGGAAGTTGATCGCTACATGGCCAACGATTTGGCAAGCGCAAGCTCCATCATCGCCGATGGCTCTTTTACCGGCAGCATCAGCGCAAACATCCTGCCTGCACTGGAGGCCTGA
- the hutG gene encoding N-formylglutamate deformylase has protein sequence MSAFELHQGSSPVILGLPHTGTDVPEDIWARLNDNGRILADTDWHIHQLYDGLLDNVTTVRATFHRYCIDANRDPEGVSLYPGQNTTTLIPTTDFDGLAIWKDGEAPKEADIADRISRFHKPYHDALSAEIERVKAIHGVAILYDCHSIRSHIPFLFEGKLPDFNIGTDLGKTCDPKIEAAAVEVTQNATGYTSILNGRFKGGWTTRHYGRPETGVHAIQMELAQSTHLETEAVPFAYDTTKAEPLRIHLKTLLQRLQTIAVQL, from the coding sequence ATGAGCGCCTTTGAACTCCATCAGGGTTCATCACCCGTCATTCTCGGCCTGCCCCACACCGGAACAGATGTGCCGGAAGACATCTGGGCACGGCTCAATGACAATGGCCGCATTCTCGCCGACACCGACTGGCATATCCATCAGCTCTATGACGGGCTGCTGGACAATGTCACGACCGTCCGCGCCACCTTTCATCGCTATTGCATCGATGCCAATCGCGATCCCGAAGGCGTCAGCCTCTATCCCGGCCAGAACACCACGACACTGATCCCGACCACCGACTTCGATGGCCTTGCCATCTGGAAAGACGGCGAAGCGCCTAAAGAAGCGGATATTGCTGACCGTATCAGTCGCTTTCACAAGCCTTATCACGATGCGCTTTCAGCCGAAATCGAACGCGTGAAGGCGATCCATGGCGTGGCGATCCTTTATGATTGCCACTCGATCCGCTCGCATATTCCGTTTCTGTTTGAAGGCAAACTGCCTGATTTCAACATCGGCACAGATTTAGGCAAAACCTGCGATCCGAAGATCGAAGCCGCAGCCGTGGAAGTGACCCAAAACGCCACCGGCTACACGTCCATCCTCAATGGCCGTTTCAAGGGCGGCTGGACGACGCGCCATTACGGCAGGCCCGAAACCGGCGTCCACGCCATCCAGATGGAACTGGCGCAATCAACCCATCTCGAAACGGAAGCGGTGCCCTTCGCCTATGATACCACCAAGGCTGAACCGCTGCGTATTCATCTCAAAACCCTTTTGCAACGGCTGCAAACAATAGCCGTCCAACTATAA
- the hutU gene encoding urocanate hydratase, translated as MSNPRHNERDVRAPRGTELNAKSWLTEAPLRMLMNNLDPDVAERPHELVVYGGIGRAARTWDDFDRIVATLKTLNDDETLLVQSGKPVGVFRTHKDAPRVLIANSNLVPHWATWDHFNELDKKGLAMYGQMTAGSWIYIGAQGIVQGTYETFVEAGRQHYDGNLKGKWILTGGLGGMGGAQPLAAVMAGACCLAVECDETRADFRLRTRYVDEKTHSLDEALAKIDEWTKAGEAKSIALIGNAADVFPELVKRGVRPDIVTDQTSAHDPVHGYLPIGWSVAEWRAKQESDPKGVAKAARASMKMQVQAMLDFWNAGIPTVDYGNNIRQMALEEGLEDAFAFPGFVPAYIRPLFCRGIGPFRWAALSGDPEDIAKTDAKVKELLPDNKHLHNWLDMAKERIAFQGLPARICWVGLGDRHRLGLAFNEMVRNGELKAPIVIGRDHLDSGSVASPNRETESMKDGSDAVSDWPLLNALLNTASGATWVSLHHGGGVGMGFSQHSGMVICCDGTEDADERIGRVLWNDPATGVMRHADAGYEEALDWAKQQGLRLPAILGN; from the coding sequence GTGTCCAACCCACGTCATAATGAACGCGACGTTCGTGCTCCACGCGGCACCGAACTCAACGCCAAGAGCTGGCTTACCGAAGCGCCGCTGCGTATGCTCATGAACAATCTCGACCCGGATGTTGCCGAACGCCCGCATGAGCTGGTTGTCTACGGCGGCATTGGTCGCGCTGCCCGCACATGGGACGATTTCGACCGTATCGTTGCAACGCTGAAGACGCTCAACGACGACGAAACCCTGCTTGTGCAGTCGGGCAAGCCGGTCGGCGTGTTCCGCACCCACAAGGATGCGCCGCGCGTTCTGATCGCCAATTCCAACCTCGTGCCGCATTGGGCGACTTGGGATCACTTCAACGAACTGGATAAGAAGGGTCTCGCCATGTATGGCCAGATGACCGCCGGTTCGTGGATTTACATCGGCGCACAGGGCATTGTTCAGGGCACCTATGAAACCTTCGTGGAAGCTGGTCGCCAGCATTATGATGGCAACCTCAAGGGCAAGTGGATTCTGACCGGCGGCTTGGGCGGCATGGGCGGCGCTCAGCCGCTCGCAGCCGTTATGGCTGGCGCTTGCTGCCTCGCGGTCGAGTGCGACGAAACTCGCGCTGATTTCCGCCTGCGCACCCGTTATGTCGATGAAAAGACCCACAGCCTCGATGAAGCCCTCGCCAAGATCGACGAATGGACCAAAGCAGGCGAAGCCAAGTCTATTGCACTGATCGGCAATGCCGCTGATGTTTTCCCGGAACTCGTCAAGCGCGGCGTGCGCCCAGACATCGTCACAGATCAGACCTCGGCCCATGATCCTGTGCACGGCTATCTGCCAATCGGCTGGAGCGTTGCTGAATGGCGCGCAAAGCAGGAAAGCGACCCGAAGGGCGTTGCGAAAGCTGCCCGCGCTTCGATGAAAATGCAGGTTCAGGCTATGCTCGACTTCTGGAATGCGGGCATTCCAACCGTCGATTATGGCAACAATATCCGTCAGATGGCGCTGGAAGAAGGTCTGGAAGACGCCTTCGCCTTCCCGGGCTTCGTACCTGCCTATATCCGTCCGCTGTTCTGCCGCGGCATTGGACCTTTCCGCTGGGCAGCCCTTTCCGGCGACCCGGAAGACATTGCAAAGACTGATGCCAAGGTTAAAGAGCTGCTGCCGGACAACAAACATCTGCACAACTGGCTTGATATGGCGAAGGAACGCATCGCGTTTCAGGGTCTGCCAGCGCGCATCTGTTGGGTTGGTCTCGGTGATCGTCACCGCCTCGGCCTCGCCTTCAACGAAATGGTCCGCAACGGCGAACTGAAAGCACCTATCGTCATTGGCCGTGATCACCTCGATAGCGGCTCGGTTGCTTCGCCAAACCGCGAAACCGAATCCATGAAGGACGGCTCGGATGCAGTGTCCGACTGGCCGCTGCTCAATGCGCTGCTCAACACGGCATCGGGCGCAACATGGGTATCGCTCCATCATGGTGGCGGCGTCGGCATGGGCTTCTCTCAGCATTCGGGCATGGTCATCTGTTGTGACGGCACGGAAGATGCAGATGAACGCATCGGACGCGTATTGTGGAACGATCCGGCAACCGGCGTCATGCGTCATGCCGATGCGGGCTATGAAGAAGCGCTCGACTGGGCAAAGCAGCAGGGTCTGCGTCTGCCGGCCATCCTGGGTAATTAA